A genome region from Festucalex cinctus isolate MCC-2025b chromosome 17, RoL_Fcin_1.0, whole genome shotgun sequence includes the following:
- the trim65 gene encoding E3 ubiquitin-protein ligase TRIM65 isoform X2: MDYQSSNLICAICLERFHIPVTIQCGHSFCEKCITTHWDTKSLSDIGPDCPICNEKFVTRPTVKRNVSLSLLTEAANSNTGPSCKDCGKEEGGSVLCDQHHKPLVYYCKQDQMSVCCECAIRQCKNHKKDLLETEKKNQKRLLEKKNEEVTKLIDETNQSINNLTENINQAKETMQQTSNRVTAKFSAMIKILTERQETTERFMEQQKEAAISEATARLSDLEESVQELRASQAKIAALHNLSDTELIKESMLIEVPRLKKIPSDLTPHLQDRLSGITEVLTRISKLVVEDLEKAVCTVVGQDIEGSPQEKRPILAVVPSPAAPSHPGGKEGLSASNGNLLLSQENRRAEHLTSGLRPAIEHESRFDHTWQVLCSQGFKHGQHYWELEVSKPWAYLGVTYSSIPRKEKGRRCMLGMNEVSWSLQLDEKQTNAWHNGRRETLVGPSQHGRIGMLLDYDAGTLAFYGDGHVRLHAFHCAFTQEVFPACWVGEGVSITLCST, translated from the exons ATGGATTATCAGAGCTCAAACCTGATCTGTGCCATATGTCTTGAGCGATTTCATATTCCGGTCACCATCCAATGTGGCCACTCGTTCTGTGAGAAGTGCATCACTACCCATTGGGACACGAAAAGCTTGTCTGACATTGGACCTGACTGTCCCATCTGCAATGAGAAGTTTGTCACCAGGCCCACTGTCAAGCGTAATGTGTCCTTGTCGCTCCTGACTGAAGCTGCGAACAGCAACACCGGGCCGTCTTGCAAAGACTGCGGGAAGGAGGAAGGTGGATCCGTGCTTTGTGATCAGCATCATAAGCCTTTAGTTTATTACTGCAAGCAGGATCAAATGTCTGTGTGCTGCGAATGTGCCATCAGGCAGTGCAAGAACCATAAGAAGGACTTGTTGGAGACGGAAAAGAAAAACCAAAAG cggTTACTagagaagaagaatgaagaagtGACGAAGCTGATTGATGAAACCAATCAAAGTATTAACAACCTAACTGAAAATATTAACCAAGCTAAG gaGACAATGCAGCAGACATCCAATCGGGTCACAGCCAAGTTTTCCGCCATGATCAAAATATTAACCGAGCGGCAGGAGACCACCGAGCGCTTCATGGAGCAGCAGAAAGAGGCGGCCATCTCTGAGGCGACGGCGCGTCTCTCTGACCTTGAGGAGAGCGTCCAGGAGCTGAGAGCGAGCCAGGCCAAGATAGCGGCGCTACACAACCTCTCCGATACAGAGCTCATCAAG GAATCGATGCTCATAGAAGTTCCACGCCTCAAGAAAATTCCCTCAGACTTAACGCCACACCTGCAGGATCGATTAAGTGGCATCACGGAGGTCCTGACCCGGATCTCCAAGCTGGTGGTTGAGGACCTTGAAAAGGCCGTCTGCACTGTTGTGGGTCAGGACATAGAAG GCTCTCCTCAGGAGAAGCGGCCCATTCTGGCTGTAGTTCCCAGTCCAGCTGCTCCGAGCCATCCTGGTGGGAAGGAGGGCCTCAGTGCTT CCAATGGCAATCTATTATTGTCACAAGAGAACCGGAGAGCCGAGCACCTGACGTCCGGTCTGCGTCCCGCGATCGAGCACGAATCTCGTTTTGATCACACCTGGCAGGTGCTGTGCAGCCAAGGCTTCAAACACGGCCAGCACTACTGGGAGCTGGAGGTGTCCAAACCTTGGGCCTACCTGGGG GTCACTTACAGCAGCATCCCCAGGAAAGAGAAAGGTCGCAGGTGCATGCTGGGTATGAACGAAGTCTCCTGGAGCCTGCAGCTGGACGAGAAGCAGACCAACGCCTGGCACAACGGCCGCAGGGAGACCCTGGTGGGACCCTCCCAGCACGGCCGTATCGGCATGCTGCTGGACTACGACGCGGGGACGCTTGCCTTCTACGGCGACGGACACGTCAGGCTGCACGCCTTCCACTGTGCCTTCACCCAGGAGGTCTTCCCCGCTTGCTGGGTGGGAGAGGGTGTCAGCATCACGCTTTGCTCCACATGA
- the wbp2 gene encoding WW domain-binding protein 2 — protein MTLNQNHSESGGIIVNNSESVLMNHDNVELVFGDTDGLPEAFRKSKKGSIYLTPYRVIFVAKGRDALRSFMMPFYLIKGCEVKQPVLGANYIKGTIGAEPGGGWEGSTSFKLVFAAGGAIEFGQYMLQVASQASRGQPVIPGFDGCPFMANGAYAYPPPPSNGAYPAGPPPGYAYPNATPQAGFYPIPPAFDSGAAYMAPPPYSSALGQQPPRDPEVPPTAAAEAKAAEAAASAASSSTLPPTHVYLPEDKPPPYSPPEDKKNQ, from the exons ATGACTCTTAACCAGAACCATTCGGAGTCCGGCGGAATCATTGTCAACAACAGTGAAAG CGTTTTGATGAACCATGACAATGTGGAGCTGGTCTTCGGCGACACGGATGGTTTACCAGAAGCTTTTCGAAAGAGCAAGAAGGGCAGCATCTACCTGACTCCATACAGG GTGATTTTTGTGGCTAAAGGTCGAGATGCACTCAGGTCTTTTATGATGCCTTTCTATTTGATAAAAGGCTGTGAGGTCAAGCAACCTGTACTGGGAGCAAATTACATCAAGGGGACCATCGGCGCAGAACCCGGAG GCGGCTGGGAGGGCAGCACAAGCTTCAAGCTGGTCTTTGCTGCGGGCGGCGCCATCGAGTTTGGACAGTACATGCTGCAGGTTGCCTCTCAGG CTTCCAGAGGCCAGCCGGTCATTCCAGGGTTCGATGGATGCCCTTTCATGGCGAACGGGGCTTATGCTTACCCGCCTCCCCCTTCTAATGGGGCGTATCCTGCCGGACCACCGCCAGGCTACGCCTACCCCAACGCTACTCCTCAAG CCGGCTTCTACCCCATCCCGCCAGCATTCGATAGCGGCGCGGCCTACATGGCTCCGCCCCCGTATTCATCTGCGCTGGGGCAGCAGCCCCCGCGTGATCCCGAAGTCCCGCCTACGGCTGCAG ctgaggCTAAAGCAGCTGAAGCCGCAGCCAGCGCTGCTAGCTCATCCACGCTACCGCCTACACATGTGTACCTGCCGGAG gataAGCCTCCGCCCTACTCTCCCCCAGAAGACAAAAAGAACCAGTAG
- the trim65 gene encoding E3 ubiquitin-protein ligase TRIM65 isoform X1: MDYQSSNLICAICLERFHIPVTIQCGHSFCEKCITTHWDTKSLSDIGPDCPICNEKFVTRPTVKRNVSLSLLTEAANSNTGPSCKDCGKEEGGSVLCDQHHKPLVYYCKQDQMSVCCECAIRQCKNHKKDLLETEKKNQKRLLEKKNEEVTKLIDETNQSINNLTENINQAKETMQQTSNRVTAKFSAMIKILTERQETTERFMEQQKEAAISEATARLSDLEESVQELRASQAKIAALHNLSDTELIKESMLIEVPRLKKIPSDLTPHLQDRLSGITEVLTRISKLVVEDLEKAVCTVVGQDIEGSPQEKRPILAVVPSPAAPSHPGGKEGLSAYRCFLTFDPNTANGNLLLSQENRRAEHLTSGLRPAIEHESRFDHTWQVLCSQGFKHGQHYWELEVSKPWAYLGVTYSSIPRKEKGRRCMLGMNEVSWSLQLDEKQTNAWHNGRRETLVGPSQHGRIGMLLDYDAGTLAFYGDGHVRLHAFHCAFTQEVFPACWVGEGVSITLCST, translated from the exons ATGGATTATCAGAGCTCAAACCTGATCTGTGCCATATGTCTTGAGCGATTTCATATTCCGGTCACCATCCAATGTGGCCACTCGTTCTGTGAGAAGTGCATCACTACCCATTGGGACACGAAAAGCTTGTCTGACATTGGACCTGACTGTCCCATCTGCAATGAGAAGTTTGTCACCAGGCCCACTGTCAAGCGTAATGTGTCCTTGTCGCTCCTGACTGAAGCTGCGAACAGCAACACCGGGCCGTCTTGCAAAGACTGCGGGAAGGAGGAAGGTGGATCCGTGCTTTGTGATCAGCATCATAAGCCTTTAGTTTATTACTGCAAGCAGGATCAAATGTCTGTGTGCTGCGAATGTGCCATCAGGCAGTGCAAGAACCATAAGAAGGACTTGTTGGAGACGGAAAAGAAAAACCAAAAG cggTTACTagagaagaagaatgaagaagtGACGAAGCTGATTGATGAAACCAATCAAAGTATTAACAACCTAACTGAAAATATTAACCAAGCTAAG gaGACAATGCAGCAGACATCCAATCGGGTCACAGCCAAGTTTTCCGCCATGATCAAAATATTAACCGAGCGGCAGGAGACCACCGAGCGCTTCATGGAGCAGCAGAAAGAGGCGGCCATCTCTGAGGCGACGGCGCGTCTCTCTGACCTTGAGGAGAGCGTCCAGGAGCTGAGAGCGAGCCAGGCCAAGATAGCGGCGCTACACAACCTCTCCGATACAGAGCTCATCAAG GAATCGATGCTCATAGAAGTTCCACGCCTCAAGAAAATTCCCTCAGACTTAACGCCACACCTGCAGGATCGATTAAGTGGCATCACGGAGGTCCTGACCCGGATCTCCAAGCTGGTGGTTGAGGACCTTGAAAAGGCCGTCTGCACTGTTGTGGGTCAGGACATAGAAG GCTCTCCTCAGGAGAAGCGGCCCATTCTGGCTGTAGTTCCCAGTCCAGCTGCTCCGAGCCATCCTGGTGGGAAGGAGGGCCTCAGTGCTT ACAGATGCTTTCTGACATTTGACCCCAACACAGCCAATGGCAATCTATTATTGTCACAAGAGAACCGGAGAGCCGAGCACCTGACGTCCGGTCTGCGTCCCGCGATCGAGCACGAATCTCGTTTTGATCACACCTGGCAGGTGCTGTGCAGCCAAGGCTTCAAACACGGCCAGCACTACTGGGAGCTGGAGGTGTCCAAACCTTGGGCCTACCTGGGG GTCACTTACAGCAGCATCCCCAGGAAAGAGAAAGGTCGCAGGTGCATGCTGGGTATGAACGAAGTCTCCTGGAGCCTGCAGCTGGACGAGAAGCAGACCAACGCCTGGCACAACGGCCGCAGGGAGACCCTGGTGGGACCCTCCCAGCACGGCCGTATCGGCATGCTGCTGGACTACGACGCGGGGACGCTTGCCTTCTACGGCGACGGACACGTCAGGCTGCACGCCTTCCACTGTGCCTTCACCCAGGAGGTCTTCCCCGCTTGCTGGGTGGGAGAGGGTGTCAGCATCACGCTTTGCTCCACATGA